The Lagenorhynchus albirostris chromosome 12, mLagAlb1.1, whole genome shotgun sequence nucleotide sequence CCCAGGAGGCGCACGACAGACTCCGGCTGCGCATCCGGGGCTCCCCTGGTAGCTGCGCGGGGCGGGGCAGGCGTCCCGGGAGCTTGGTCCCTGGCTCCGGCTGGGTTTCGGCCGGGAGACCAGGGCGCAGCTTGCTCGCCAACGTCGGGCGCCTCCTGCACCTCCGCCTGGGGCGCATCCCCCGCTGCGCCCCGGGAGCGCCCCCAGAAGCCGCGCGGCTGCCCGTCACGTCTCTCCGGCCCCCCCGGTCACCCCCAGTACTCCAGCGGCTGGGCCCCCGGCGGCTCAGAGCCCCCAGGCTCCTGTGAGCAGGGACTGGGAAcggcctgggagggaggggtccGCGGAGAGGCGGACGAGGAGCCGGGGCTGGGGGACGGAGGCGTGAGCGTGCACTGGTCTCTGTGCCGTCTCTCGGTGCCTCCGTACATCCCTGTCGCTGTCGCAGCAGGGAAGGCCCATAGGGTCCCCGCCGAGCACAAGCCGTCGCAATTAGACAGGGAAATCCTGCTGTGGACCGGGCGTTTCACAAAGATGGAGGAGATCCCGCCTCGGACTCCGTAAGTGTGGCCTGTGCCCGGCCCGGGTTGCGTGCGCCCGGCAGGGTCGGCGCCGGGCCTGGGGGTCTCGGGGTCCATCCACTTCCCGACCAATGCGCACCCTGGAGCGGAGGCGGCCGCGGAGCCACACAGGTCTTCACAATAACACCTACCACCTTAAGGAATTTACCCACGCCCCCCGAGTGCGGTTAAATGCCAGGCTCCGTGATTGGGCTGTGGGAGCTAAGCTAAGCTTACAGAAAGATTCTTGAAGTCGGGTGAAAATCCAGAAGTTCAGTGGGCACTTCCACCGTCGCTTAGATGCCCGCCCCCAGCGAGCTCCGGGCCATGAGACAGTGGAGTATACTTAGGCCAAACGGAAGGCACCGGCCTTGCGTGCACCCGGGTGGCTGAGAGGGAGAAGGGCTctggcctgggaggggagggcggcTCCCTGAAGCACCCAAGGAAGCATCATGGCTCGAGGGGTGGCTAGAGAGTctctgggaagaagccacatcCATGTGACCTCCTCTTCTGGGGTGGGAGATGTCAGGTGTACGCGGTCCTGCAGCCCTCCTGAGTACGGGTTTACTCGGACTGGGACCCACGGCGCATCAGCGTCGCTGGCCTCTTCATCATCCCAAACCCAGGACAGAGATTCGCTTAATAAAACTTAAGCTGACAACTTCAACTCCAgggtaaatttaatatttttttttttaaaaaagtaaatgtaacCTGTAAAAACCATCTTTCTACAGCTTCAGTTTATGCAAAGCCCAAAAATCTTCCGGGAATTTTACAAGGCAGTGGTtacaaggggaaggaaggaaactaagGATAACATCAATCTACTACTTTTTGAACTGATCTCAAAAAAAAACGGGAGACTAGAactataaaatcaaataaagattTCAGAtgttcaaatattatatttatatgatgTAATCAATGCCTATCAGAATGGATAATGGAAACTGGGCCTACATCTTGTGCTGTGCATATTGCCTACACTTTTATTGATTGTTAATTTATTAGTCACcaaaagcatctcaaataaatggaaaacaaaataaggcGGGAAATGTTCATTCAATAATGAattctcaaacatttttattcctttcttgtaTCAAATTATTTAATGAGGAATGGACATGGAATTTGAAATAACATGGAATTTGAATTCTATTTTCAGCATTTATTCAACCACGAAgatgttttttaatattataaagcaaattttgttttccttgagaTCTATAGCCTCTAAACTGAAGACTTAGCCCAAAGAAGAAATTAGCCCCAGAAAAGCTTAAAAAGACCATGCTCAGTGTTTTTGGATTTTGAATTCTAGTGCTACACAACAGAGTAATCAAAAATGTAAAGAACCTGCATTATTGTAAATTAATGCTTGTCAAGAGAACCTAGATCCATTTTAGCATGGCTGCATATGTGAagagacccattttacagaaataatttaatttccccAGGATCACAGTCAAAAGAaatattatagggcttccctggtggcacagtggttaagaatccgcctgccaatgcaggggacacgggttggagccctggtctgagaaggtcccacgtgccacagagcaactgggcccatgcgccacaactactgagcctgcgctctagagcccgtgagccacaactactgagcctgcgtgccacaactactgaatcccgcgtgcctggagcccatgctctgcaacgagagaagccattgcaatgagaagcccacgcatcacagCAAAGAGTCTCCCTGgattaccacaactagagaaatcatgcacgcagcaatgaagacccaacgcagccaaaataaaataaaataaaaagaaatattataaacagAAGAATTTAACTTTTAGCAAGGTGCCTAGAAAAAGTATTGTAGTTTTGGGTTGAAAACATGaaagtatttgaatattttattattttctataattttttaaaagcattgctATTTAGGAGAGCTATGCCTCCTAAGCTAAGTGTTAGATTTACAATATAAACAGCTttcattttaatgcttttaatgGACATATAATTAAGTGACCTATAATTTTTGGACCATACACTAATGATATTTAATAATaactgtactttttcttttcttttcagtgttaAACTAATTTACACTAATGATATTTAATAATGactgtactttttcttttcttttcagtgttaAACTAATTTGGTATAGCTGTTCAAAGCCAGATGGATGGGTAAAAAAGATCAGATCTTTCAGGTTCCATCTGGAACAAAAGTCAACAACAAGTATAATCTAATAATGTGCtaaaattcatctgttgacaACTACCTTCAAACTTACATTAATCTGCCTAAAATCTGAGGAAAGCAGGCTAGATATTGGTTTTCTGTGTTCTTTCAACTAGtggaaagttaaagaaaaaaattttcatttttaagaagaatTGCAAATTGTCTtcctggaattcttttttttatgtgaCTACATTCTATTTAAACTTGACAAAGATAAAAAATACTGCTGAATACATTCTCAAAAGTCATTCTTtaattgtatgtatttataaACTGCCACTTCATGTTACTGcaaattgttaaaatttattttatcataaagGCCTACAGGCATGATTACTTTTGTAACACTACTTTGCTAAAATCTGGATAACTTGCATATaactttattaataaataagACTATGCAGTATTCAAGTAAGCATATAAAATGTcagaataataataagaaaatgaaggtgtgtttgtcttttcttcaacaaatcattgtgattttgatcaCCTCTTTTGAAAACTTCATGCAGAAGCCACGAAGGAAACACCCTAATAGACATTCtcacaaaatatataatatataatagcaGTATAATAAGAGTCATCttcacaaaatgtaaaatagtctCTTTAATGGAGTCAGGATGGGAGGGGGCAAGAAGAGATTTGGAGGCTAGTGAAAAaccaaaatgatgaaaataagttTTCAGAAACAACCTgttcaaaactgaaaacaaagccCACTTAATAACACAGGGGCCAAATGAACATGAGTCATAGACATACATAGGCATTAATTCTTACTTTTATCCCAGTCAGTGAAACAAAAATAATGGAGAGTCAGGTCATAATCTCCAGTAGTTATATTTTGAACAGTTAGAAACCAAATATACTGCATTGTCATTTCATAGTGGCTAACATTATTTAGGACCTGAATAAATACCTGTTAACTTGAAATCGGTAAGATAATGGGCTAGcatttggaaatatttcacaTCTGCCATTTGCATTCAGGGACACTTTtggaatatttacataaaaaatcATTGTTTATTATGCCAGTCAGAAAATCATATTGCTTTAATATAATTAACAGAATACACATCTTGGTTTAGGCCAGAAACGATAGATGCTGCAAGAAACAAAGCGCGAGTGAAAGCTTGTTACATAATGATCGGACTCACAATCATCGCCTGCTTTGCAGTGATAGCGTCAGCCAAAAGGGTGAGTACCTCTTTAAAGTAAAGATAGACTTGTGAATTTTAAGAAGGATTATGAGCTTTGTTCTCCTTTGGGGGATTATTGCTGTTTTCTCAATGTAAGAACAATTTCATCTCAGACACCTTAAGCCACCTGCATATATTTATCATACTGGAAACAGCATTGTTCATGGAAATTTGAGTCAACAAATTAACTATATGGACAGGAGGGACAGAAGTTTGTTTCCATTTATAagataagcaaaaacaaaaataacagtttATAACATGGTTAAAATCTGCACAGGAAGAACTTTGTTGTATGAAAGTTATCCAGACTACATCATTCCTTAAATCATGAACTCAGTTAGCTATTGCATAGAATCATGAAATAGTTAGAAGTGCAAAAGTTGGAAATGATGACCAAGGCGGGCTAGTTTGCCTGTATCCTATGTATAAGCCCTTTCCTTGTCATCTCCAATATGTAGTTTCTAGAGGGGAATTAAGAGCTAATTACTGTCTAATTTTGCTTCTTGCTTCCCCAGATTCTTTCATCTGCTGATCACTTTTTGCCATGAAGAGCAGCCCCACAAATATTGGGAGATACCTGATACTCCTCTGTGAGTCATCTTTTCTCTACTCTTAATTTCTCCATCCCTAACAGCTTTCCTCTATTTTGAGCTCTCCTCTGGACACACTCCAGTTTATCAGTGTCCCTCTTCATTGTGATACCTGCAGCTGAGTCCCTTAGAGTGCGATTATAACCTCTTTGTTTTTGAACACTGCATTTCAGTAACACAGCCAGAGTTGGAAATAGATTTTGGCAGCCACATCACACAGAATAGTTTGCCTGGATCCGTCTTCACTCTCTAGGCACATTTAGCCAATGACCATTCTGCCTAGACCTATGGTCCTGCTCTTCTTTACTTCTCAGGTTTTCAAGGGTATTTGAGCCCAATATTTCACACAGGGACTTGGTCTTCTGAGCTTACTGATGTTATATACATGTCTACTCATTTCTGTTGGCTCAGCAAAGAGCTTATGCTTTGAAATTATTCTCATCAAATGgaaaatttcttaaatgtttgctgGGCTGAACACTTaaacatagaaataaagaaattcagTCATCTCTTGTTTTTAACCTATCCTAGATAAAATGACTGTCTACCCAGTTGGTGATTCTCTAGCTCCTAAACGATAGATTGGATTTTGATACTACCTGGACCCTCCGTGTTTCATACCATCTTCCCTTGGTTCCTTATGCTTCAGCCAcactagttcttttttgttttttaaggcgtCAGACCCTTTATTCTCTCTaggctttccttccttctcttggcCTTACTGTAGCTGACTCATTCTCCTTCTTCTCAGTGAGAGCTTCCGTGACCACCCCATCTGAAATGGCCTTGCTCAGGCACTCACTATTTTATTATCTTTCCAACTGCTCATGAGTAAGTCGTTATATACCAGCAATCCTGTTGACTCCACTTAAGACTATATGCACAATTGGACCACTCCTCACCATCTCTCTTGATATCACCCTGGTCTGAAATAACCACCATCTGTTGCCTAGTTTATTGCAGTATCTTTTAAATGGTCTTACTCTGTCTCTCTTGCCTCTCTCCAATTCACCTTTCATTTTGAATAATTAATGCATGTACCCTAAATAAGATGGTGTCATATAGAGATGGAGAAATGGTTAGCAATTTGAGATGTATTGGGGGGTCAAAAGGATAGAATTTTGTGGTAAATTCAAtgtgggaagaggagagaaaaaggaagaatgacaTCAAAACGCCTGGGTTTTTGCTTTGAGCACCTAGGTGGATGGTGCTGCCATTTGTTGAGATGTCTAAGGCTGGGGAAAGAACTGATAGGCATGACAGGCAAAATATGTCAAGTCCTCTATTTCAGATATACTGAATGTGAGATGCATATTAGACTTCCATCactatctatttttattttttccgcTAAGGACTTTGTATGTTCTTCAGTCTGAGGACCTATAGCTTTCCTCACTTCTGAAAAAGTCTAAGCTGTTATCACTTCAAATATGGCCTCTTTCCCCATTCTGACTATTCTTCCCAcctgttaaaaatatatgttgggggggagaccttcaagatggtggaggagtaagacgtggagatcaacttcctccccacaaatacatcaaaaatacatctacatgtggaacgactcctacagaacacctactgaacgctgtcagaagacctcagacctcccaaaaggcaagaaactccccacgtacctgcatagggcaaaaggaaaaacagagacaaaagaatagggatgagacctgcacttctgggaggtagctgtgaaggaggaaaagtttccacacactaggaagccccttcactggtggagacagagggtgggtgggtgggggaagctttggagccatggaggagagcgcagcaataggggtgtggagggcaaagcggagagatgcctgcgcagaggatcggtgccgaccagcactcaccagcctgagaggcttgtctgctcaccccccggggcaggtgggggccaggagctgaggcttgggcttcgaaggtcagatcccagggagaggactggggttgactgcgtgaacacagcctgaagggggctagtgcgccacagctagccaggagggagtatgggaaaaagtctggaactgcctaagaagcaagagaccattgttttggagtgcgcaaggagaggggattcagagcaccgcctaaacgagctccagagatgggcgcgagccacggctatcagcacagacaccagagacgggcatgagacgctaaggctgctgctgccgccaccaagaagcctgtgtgcgagcacaggtcaccatcctaacctcccctcccgggagcctgtgcagcctgccactgccagggtcccgtgatccacagacaacttctccaggagaacacaccgtgtgcctcaggctggtgcaacgtcacaccggcctctgccgccacaggcgcaccccgcattctgtacccctttCTCCCCCCACCGCCTGAGcgagccagagcccccagatcagctgctcctttaaccccgtcctttcGGAGTGAAGAACAggtgccctcaggtgacctacacacagaggcagagccaaatccaaagctgagcccctgggagctgtgagaacaaagaagaaaaagggaaatctctcccagcagcctcaggagcagcagattaaatctccacaatcaacttcatgtaccctgcatctgtggaatacctgaatacacaacgaatcatcccaaagttgaggtggtggactttgggagcaactgtagacttggggattgctttctgcatctaatttgtttatggttttatgtttatcttagtttagtatttacagctaattatcattggtagatttgtttattgatttggttcctctctttctttttgtttttaatatatatatatattttttcctttttctctttttgtgagtgtatatgtgtatgcttctttgtgtgattttgtctgtatagctttgcttttgccatttgtcctagggttctgtctgtcattattattattattttgcatagtttttagtacttgttatcattggtggatttgttttttggtttggttgctctcttctttctttttttattttaataactctgttttattttattttttctttctttcttttctcccttttcttctgagccctgtggctgacagggttttgtGCTCCAGCtggatgtcaggcctgagcctctgaggtgagagagccaagttcaggacattggtccacagagacctcccagctccacgtaatatcaaacggcaaaagctctcccagagatctccatcttagcACTAAGAGCCagatccactcaacgaccagcaagctacagtgctggacaccctatgacaaaccactagcaagacaggaacacaaccccacccattagcagagagcctgcctaaaatcataataagtccaaagacaccccaaaacacaacaccagacgtggacctgcccaccagaaagacaagatccagcctcatccaccagaacacaggcactagtcccctccaccaggaagcctacacaacccactgaaacaattttagccactggggacagacaccaaaaacaacgggaactatgaaaatgcaggctgcaaaaaggagaccccaaatacagtaacataagaagaatgagaagacagaaaaacacacagcagatgaaggagcaagataaaaacccaccagacctaacaaatgaagaggaaataggcagtctacctgaaaaagaattcagaataatgatagtaaagatgatccaaaatcttggaaacagaatagagaaaatgcaagaaacatctaacaaggacctagaagaactaaagatgaaataagcaacaatgaacaacacaacaaatgaaattataaatactctagaagggatcaatagcagaataactgaggcagaagaacggataagtgacctggaagataaaatagtggaaataactactgcagagcagaataaagaaaaaagaatgaaaagaactgaggatggtctcagagacctctgggacaacattaaatgcaccaacattcgaattataggggttccagaagaagaagagaaaaagaaagggactgagaaaatatttgaagagattatagttgaaaacttccctaatatgggaaagaaatagttaatcaagcccacgaagcacagagtcccatacaggataaatccaaggagaaacacaccaagacacatattaatcaaactgtcaaaaattaaatacaaagaaaacatattaaaagcagcaagggaaaaacaacaaataacaaaaaagggaaaacccataaggttaacagctgatctttcagcagaaactctgcaatccagaagggactggcaggacatatttaaagtgatgaaggagaaaaacctacaaccaagattactctacccagcaaggaactcattcagatttgatggagaaattaaaacctttacagacaagcaaaagcagagagagttcagcaccaccaaaccagctttacaacaaatgctaaaggatcttctctagacaagaaacacaagagaaggaaaagacctacaataacaaacccaaaacaattaagaaaatgggaataggaacatacatatcgataattaccttaaatgtaaatggactaaatgctcccaccaaaagacacagactgggtgaatggatacaaaaacaagacccatatatatgctgtctacaagagaccaacttcagacctagagacacatagagactgaaagtaaggggatgaaaaaagatattccatgcaaatggaaaccaaaagaaagctggagtagcaattctcatatcagacaaaatagacttcaaaataaagactattagaagagacaaagaaggacactacataatgatcaagggatcgacccaagaaaaagagataacaattgtaaatatttatgcacccaacataggagcacctcaatacataaggcaaatactaacagccataaaaggagaaatcaacagtaacacattcatagtaggggcctttaacaccccactatcaccaatggacagatcatccaaaatgaaaataaataaggaaacacaagctttaaatgatacattaaacagatggacttaattgatatttataggacattccatccaaaaacaacagaatacacatttttctcaagtgctcatggaacattctccaggatagatcatatcttgggtcacaaatcaaaccttggtaaatttaggaaaattgaaattgtatcaagtatcttttctgaccacaacgctatgagactagatatcaattacaggaaaagatctgtaaaaaatacaaacacatagaggctaaacaatacattactgaataacgaagtgatcactgaagaaatcaaagaggaaatcaaaaaatacctagaaataaatgacaatggagacacgacgacccaaaacctatgggatgcagcaaaagcagttctaagagggaagtttatagcaatacaatcctaccttaagaaacaggaaacatctcaaataaacaacttaaccttgcacctaaagcaattagagaaagaagaacaaaaaaaacccaaagttagcagaaggaaagaaatcataaaaatcagatcagaaataaatgaaaaagaaatgaaggaaacaatagcaaagatcaataaaactaaaagctggttctttgagaagataaacaaaattgataaaccattagccagactcatcaagaaaagaagggagaagactcaaatcaatagaattagaaatgaaaaaggagaagtaacaactgacactgcagaaatacaaaagatcatgagagattactataagcaactctatgccaataagatggacaccctggaagaaatggacaaattcttagaaatgcacaacctgccaagactgaataaggaagaaatagaaaatatgaaccaaccaatcacaagcactgaaattgaaactgtgattaaaaatcttccaacaaacaaaagcctagaaccagatggcttcacaggcgaattctatcaaacaatgggaataggaacatacatattgataatttccttaaatgtaaatggactaaatgctcccaccaagacacagactggcttaatggatacaaaaacaagacccatatatatgctgtctacaagagacccacttcagacctagagagacatagagactgaaagtaaggggatggaaaaagatattccatgcaaatggaaaccaaaagaaagctggagtagcaattcttatatcagacaaaatagactttaaaataaagagtattagaagagacaaagaaggacactacataatgatcaagggatcaatccaagaaaaagagatctcaaactcttccaaaatatagcagtgggaggaatactcccaaactcattctacgaggtcaccatcaccctgataccaaaaccagacaaggatgtcacaaagaaagaaaactacaggccaatatcactgatgaacatagatgcaaaaatcctcaacaaaaagtagcaaacagaatccaacagcacattaaaaggatcatacaccatgatcaagtggggtttatcccaggaatgcaaggattcttcagtatatgcaatacaatcaacgtgatacaccatattaacaaattgaaggaaaaaaaccatatgatcatctcaatagatgcagagaaagctttcaacaaaattcaacacccatttatgataaaaaccctgcagaaagtaggcatagagggaactttccttaatataataaaggccatatatgacaaacccacagccaacatcgtactcaatggtgaaaaactgaaaccatttccactaagatcaggaacaatacaaggttgcccactctcaccactcttattcaacatagttttggaagttttagccacagcaattagagaagaaaaggaaataaaaggaatccaaatcagaaaagaagtaaagctgtcattgtttgcagatgacatgatactatacatagagaatcctaaagatgctaccagaaaactactagagctaatcaatgaatttggtaaagtagcaggatacaaaattaatgcacagaaatctcttgcattcctatacactaatgatgaaaaatctgacagtgaaatcaagaaaacactcccatttaccattgcaacaaaaagaataaaatatccaggaataaacctacctaaggagacaaaatgcctgtatgcagaaaattataagacactgatgaaagaaattaaagatgatacaaatagatggagagatataccatgttcttggattggaagaatcaacgttgtgaaaacaACTCTACTAcagaaagcaatctacagattcaatgctgtccctatcaaactaccactggcatttttcacagaactagaacaaaaatttcacaatttgtatggaaacacaaaagaccccaaatagccaaagcaaccttgagaaagaaaaacggagctggaggcagcaggcttccagacttcagactatactacaaagctacagtaatcaagacagtatggtactggcacaaaaacagaaatatagatcaatggaacaggatagaaagcccagagataaacccacgcacatatggtcacctcatctttgataaaggaggcaggaatgtacagtggagaaaggacagcctcttcaataagtggtgctgggaaaactggacagctacatgtaaaagtatgagattagatcactccctaacaccatacacaaaaataagatcaaaatggattaaagacctaaatgtaaggccagaaactaccaaactcttagaggaaaacataggcagaacactctatgacataagtcacagcaagatcctttttgacccacctcctagagaaatggaaataaaatcaaa carries:
- the FAM162B gene encoding LOW QUALITY PROTEIN: protein FAM162B (The sequence of the model RefSeq protein was modified relative to this genomic sequence to represent the inferred CDS: deleted 1 base in 1 codon): MSSPKNAFNTSGTELPQGESSPAVRSLPGPAWRPSQPPSRVAGWGRSPGTQEAHDRLRLRIRGSPGSCAGRGRRPGSLVPGSGWVSAGRPGRSLLANVGRLLHLRLGRIPRCAPGAPPEAARLPVTSLGPPGHPQYSSGWAPGGSEPPGSSGKAHRVPAEHKPSQLDREILLWTGRFTKMEEIPPRTPPETIDAARNKARVKACYIMIGLTIIACFAVIASAKRILSSADHFLP